A section of the Dermacoccus nishinomiyaensis genome encodes:
- a CDS encoding COX15/CtaA family protein, translated as MTHSSPMTSDAAVGAAPVAPPESRPVNPWLKRLFWLNLVVEIGIVVTGGLVRLTGSGLGCPTWPQCVPGSYTPVPEQEQSWHKYIEFGNRTLTGVVGIVAIALCLGIFFWARTRRRLLLPAGCVVLGIVLQAVVGGITVHMDLNPFIVALHFMLSMLLVTASAWLVWRGREGDGPKRPLVPTPIAVVAKIAAVLAFVVLVLGTMVTGSGPHSGDADEPARTGWDARSVAWLHADAVMLFCGLVVAVLLSLFVLRSPATTRRTWIGLLVITLLQGVLGYVQYFTGVPWVPVLFHMLGACLLVTWMTWALCSLRERP; from the coding sequence GTGACTCACTCCTCCCCGATGACGTCCGACGCGGCCGTTGGCGCCGCGCCCGTCGCGCCTCCTGAATCTCGTCCCGTCAACCCGTGGTTGAAGCGGCTGTTCTGGCTCAACCTGGTCGTCGAGATCGGCATCGTCGTGACGGGTGGGCTCGTGCGTCTCACCGGTTCGGGGCTCGGGTGCCCGACATGGCCGCAGTGCGTTCCCGGCTCGTACACGCCGGTGCCGGAGCAGGAACAGTCCTGGCACAAGTACATCGAGTTCGGCAACCGGACGCTGACGGGCGTCGTCGGTATCGTCGCCATCGCGCTGTGCCTGGGCATCTTCTTCTGGGCTCGCACGCGTCGTCGCCTGCTCCTGCCCGCCGGGTGCGTCGTCCTCGGCATCGTGCTGCAGGCCGTCGTCGGTGGCATCACGGTTCACATGGATCTCAACCCGTTCATCGTGGCCTTGCACTTCATGCTGTCAATGCTGCTCGTCACGGCGTCCGCGTGGCTCGTGTGGCGTGGGCGCGAGGGCGACGGGCCGAAGCGACCGCTCGTGCCGACGCCCATCGCCGTCGTCGCGAAGATCGCCGCCGTTCTCGCGTTCGTCGTTCTCGTGCTCGGCACGATGGTGACCGGTTCCGGTCCGCACAGCGGCGATGCCGACGAGCCCGCCCGCACCGGGTGGGACGCGCGGAGCGTCGCGTGGCTGCACGCCGACGCCGTCATGCTGTTCTGCGGGCTCGTCGTCGCCGTCCTGCTCTCGCTGTTCGTCCTGCGCAGCCCTGCCACCACGCGACGCACCTGGATCGGCCTGCTCGTCATCACTCTGCTGCAGGGCGTGCTCGGCTACGTCCAGTACTTCACGGGCGTGCCGTGGGTGCCGGTGCTGTTCCACATGCTCGGCGCGTGCCTGCTCGTCACG